The Peromyscus eremicus chromosome 11, PerEre_H2_v1, whole genome shotgun sequence genome includes a window with the following:
- the Trip13 gene encoding pachytene checkpoint protein 2 homolog — MDEAVGDLKQALPCVVESPAVHVEVLQRSSSTAKKEDIKLSVHKLLNRHNIVFGDYTWTEFDEPFLTRNVQSVSIVDTELKAKDPQPIDLSACTIALHIFQLNEDGPTSENLDEETENIIAASHWVLPAAEFHGLWDSLVYDVEVKSHLLDYVMTTLLFSDKNVDSNLITWNRVVLLHGPPGTGKTSLCKALAQKLTIRLSSRYRYGQLIEINSHSLFSKWFSESGKLVTRMFQKIQELIDDKEALVFVLIDEVESLTAARNACRAGAEPSDAIRVVNAVLTQIDQIKRHSNVVILTTSNITEKIDVAFVDRADIKQYIGPPSTAAIFRIYLSCLEELMKCQIIYPRQQLLTLRELEMIGFIENNVSKLSLLLSEISRKSEGLSGRVLRKLPFLAHALYIQAPSVTIEGFLQALSLAVDKQFEEKKKLSAYV; from the exons ATGGACGAGGCGGTGGGCGACCTGAAGCAAGCGCTTCCCTGTGTTGTGGAGTCGCCCGCGGTCCATGTGGAGGTACTGCAGCGCAGCAGCAG tactgcaaaaaaagaagacataaagcTGAGTGTTCACAAACTGCTCAACAGGCATAATATTGTGTTTGGAGATTACACATGGACTGAGTTTGATGAGCCTTTTCTGACCAGAAATGTTCAATCTGTTTCTATTGTTGACACAGAATTAAAGGCCAAAGACCCTCAG CCCATTGATTTGAGTGCATGCACCATCGCACTTCACATCTTCCAATTGAATGAAGATGGCCCCACCAGTGAAAATTtggatgaagaaacagaaaatataattGCAGCAAGTCACTGGGTTCTGCCTGCAG CTGAATTCCATGGGCTTTGGGACAGCCTTGTGTATGACGTGGAGGTCAAATCACAT CTCCTGGATTATGTGATGACCACCTTACTGTTCTCAGACAAGAATGTGGACAGCAACCTGATCACCTGGAACCGAGTGGTGCTGCTGCACG GTCCTCCAGGAACTGGAAAAACATCACTTTGTAAGGCATTAGCACAGAAACTGACCATCAGACTGTCAAGCAG GTACCGGTATGGCCAATTGATTGAAATAAATAGCCACAGTCTATTTTCTAAGTGGTTTTCAGAA AGTGGCAAGTTGGTAACTAGGATGTTCCAGAAGATTCAGGAGTTGATTGATGATAAGGAAGCGCTGGTGTTTGTGCTGATTGATGAG GTGGAGAGTCTCACAGCTGCTCGAAATGCTTGCAGGGCAGGTGCAGAGCCATCAGATGCTATCCGTGTAGTCAATGCTGTCTTGACTCAAATTGATCAGATCAAAAG GCATTCCAATGTGGTGATTCTGACCACATCCAACATCACTGAGAAGATTGATGTGGCTTTTGTGGACAGAGCTGACATCAAACAATACATTGGGCCCCCCTCTACAGCAGCCATCTTCAGAATCTACCTCTCTTGTTTAGAAGAACTGATGAAG TGCCAGATCATATATCCTCGTCAGCAGCTGCTGACCCTCCGAGAGCTGGAAATGATTGGCTTCATTGAAAATAATGTGTCAAAGTTGAGCCTCCTTTTGAGTGAAATTTCAAG GAAGAGTGAGGGCCTCAGTGGCCGGGTCCTGAGGAAACTCCCTTTCCTGGCTCATGCACTCTACATCCAG GCTCCCAGTGTCACCATTGAGGGTTTCCTCCAGGCCCTGTCTCTGGCAGTGGACAagcagtttgaggagaaaaagaagcttTCAGCTTATGTTTGA